In Vicia villosa cultivar HV-30 ecotype Madison, WI linkage group LG7, Vvil1.0, whole genome shotgun sequence, the DNA window acggacgacactgttcatgtacggacgacattattcatgtacggacgaatactatttatgtacggacgaatactattcatgtacggacgtttatttttaatacctcaacgtgcattaaccaacttcattactgcattaaccaagtttttacattgcattatccaaatttgatgactgctaaaaattatttttaatacttggatgttgcattaaccaaccttattactgcattaaccaagtttttacactgcattaaccaagtttggtgattgctaaaaattatttttaatacctggatgttgcattaaccaacttcattacaacattaaccaagtttttacactgtattaaccaaATTTGGTGACTACTAATATTGTTCATGAATAGTAACGTGAATAGTTCCATCCGTACATGAATAATAGACGCTCGAAGTACAATCACTACCTAATAATGTGATTAATGAACTTAATCCAAACGAGATTGTGCGTGATCCGGGTCTTAGGAAACAAATGAATGAGTATGCTCCGGATATTCAATGAATTTGCGGTatttaaatttttgcccaggctttaCAACTTTTCCGGCTTCGCCACTGATGCAATTGTGGTGTTTAACGTGTCTGTCAGTCCTGGTAGAAAATGTGTACACTCAAAATCAATATTGTAGTATGAAACATAAATTTGGAGAATAATATCCTGATGTTTTATGAAATTTGAATTAAAACGATGTCTTGAAATCGAATGGTTTGAACAAGGAGCGCATAAAATTCCCAGTTAGGGAGAGGAGTGCTGGCATATAGAATAAGGGATGGgaaagataaatgaatgtgtGGGTTATATGAAATTTTCGAATTGGTGAATGAATGTATGAAACGGCTCATAGGAGCATCTCCCCATAATGGTTAGAATAAAGATTTTGAGGTCGGTTCTTGGTCTCACTTTTATATTCGTCCAAATTGACGATAACCCGACAGAACACTAAATACTGGAGGTAATCTATCCAATTATGCGGAGAACGAACTCGTCAAATGCCTTAAAGGCAATGCTAATACGTTTGTTGCTTCCTCTAAGGATATGTTAGATATGGATCCTAGTTTTACTTGTGACCAACTGCATATTAACCCCTTCTGTTAGTATGCCGTCTAAAGAAGACGTCGTAAGTCACTAGAAAAGCATGAAGCTACCATAAACACTATCAATAGATTCCTATAGAAACCTTTTATATTAAAGTTGAAGTATACTGATTGGATATCTAACGAGTTGTTAGTCAATAAATCATCTATTAAATGAGGTATATATGTGCGTCGATTATACTAAATTCATTACGGCATGCCCCAAAGATTCATACCATCTTCCTAgcattgaaaaaatgttgaacAACTTTGCAGGGTACAAGTTGTTATCGTTAATGGATGGTTACTCCAGACATATTATATTTCCATGCATGAGAAAAATCAAGAAGACAACCTTCGTGAAATAGGCCAAATACAAGTACAATATGATGTCTTTTAGTTTGACAAATGCAGGTGCAACATGTCATAGGATGGTGAAAAAATATTCGAGGAAGAGATTGACGATGTTGGAGATATATATGAAGGGCATGATAGTCAATTAAGTGAAAAACAGATACATGAAAGCCATATTACCAACTTATTCAAATACTTCCAATTGTACAATATAAAATATAAGGCTCAATATGGAGAATTTGACCTTCAGAGTGAAAGCTCAAAATTTCCTAGGATTCTACCTCACATGTATAAAGATAAATTGAGGCTAACCTAGATAAGTGTGATTTGATAGTCAATATGGACACTCCCTTCATGAAGAAAAGGATAATGAACCCGAATGGGATGTTTAACGTTGTCAGCAAGTTAATCTCAAGATCTTACTATCACATACTTTAGTTCTACACACTCTTGAGGAAGGAGATACCATTCAAGTGGACAACGGAAAGAAACAAAGCCTTCACACAACAAAAGTTTGCCCTCTCCAAACCCTAGACATGTCACACCCATGACTAGGGAAAATTTATTCATCTATCTAGATGTTAATAGAAGAAGTGAGTGACGTCCTTGTCAAAGAGGGAAACATTAATTATAATCTAATACTATAATTTATTTCCATGGCTTTAGTTAGTCCTGTGACCCGCTACCAAGAGATTGAAAATATTACACTTCTTTAGTATTGTATTTGTGAATGTTGAGGCATTATTTCCTTGCACATACCATAATTGATATTATACGATAAAACAATTTCTTTTCAAACCTAATTTGGTAAAAAGGATGACTAAGTGGTCCATGAATGATATCAAGGAGTTGGGAGACAATTGTTTTACACTTGTTGAAAGAACCAATAGTgatgaaatatttttatttttaaaatatatattttttattttacaaaaatctCATTATTATAACCTATATATTTGTGAATCAGAACAGATCAGAAACATTATAATAATACATTTATGAGTCAAAACCAAATTGACAACTATTATGTACCAAAAATATGTATTACATCAAAACCAAAAAATGTCACCAAAATGACATACATTTAATACATCAATCAATAAAACAACCAACATACAAAATTATTGAGCACTATATTCATTATTTTAAAGTAAACAAGATATTTAATGTGACAAGTCGTATTCGGGTGACAAACAATAAATTATGAATaaacaataaatttttttcttattagtTTTCTCATATGCCTTCTTCGTGATCATAACGAATAGCTTGCACATCATTTGTATCAACTTCTTCATATGAAGTAAGCACATGTATTACAAACGAAGGagtttcaaaaatatcaaaatctAAATATTGATTTCCATCACTATGAGAAATGCGTTTTTCGTGTAGAATAATTGACTATCTTTTGTTACAAGAGTTAGTGACATAAAACACTTGTTTTTCTTGGGATGCCATGATGAATATTCAGTCATATAAGTTGCCTTGCCAAGGTCAACGGGTGTGAATCCTAAATAATCAGTTTGTACACCAATGTTACTACCGATTACttgcatttaaataaaaaaactttgaATATAACATAATCAATCTCCCAAATCTTCTCAATGACCCCAAAATACAATCTAGATGCCAAAATAGGATTCTTATATTTGGAACTATATAAGTACATGAATTTGACCTCAACCATAACCTCACTATTTTTCATTGtactaagtcatcttttgattttttataaaaGGAAAGTTTACAAATGTTGTATTCAGTCCAATTTACGAAATTAAATTTAGTCAGGTATACTATCCATTTAATTTTCTCGGACGCACTaccattattaaaaatattttcattaaacCAATTTATGAAATTCTTGTTATGCTCTTTCAACAACCACTTGTCACTCATTCGGGGGTATTTTTCCTTGGTGTCTTTTGTGAGAAAATAAGTAAGGTTGAACTTCATCAAcattattcaatatatacaaatgttcttgaagaacaacaTCCTGAGTCATTAAGTTAATATTTAAACCTTGAGTACCCCTACCATCATATCTGCCATCATGACGAGACTTTGGAATTCTCATAAAGTCTTCTTCTGACAAATAGTTTAAACAGAACTCAACAGCTTCTCTTGTTATGCACCTTTAAACGATTGAAACTTACAAATAGTGATGAGAAGGAGACACATGATGACATTCATAAGAATATTGATAATCTCCCATTCATGTACAAAAATAAACTTATTTCATCTAAGATCAGAAATAAACACCTCATCAATCCAAATCCCAACCTCTGAGGAGATATAGAGAGTTCAACTCTAGAAGAGTGATGCATGTTGAGGAAACATAAACACACCACCATCTTTCATGTCTCAAACACAATTCAAAAAGGTCCTGTAAGGGGGACACATAATAAATTACAATCTAAAGATTATTAACCTTCTCGAGCTCATAAAAAAATACCTCATCTATCTAAGATCTTAAATAAACATCACATTTACCTAAATCCCAACCTCAACAATAGTCCTACCATCCTAACTATAGATATTGAAAAGCTTAAGGAATCAAACACTAAAAATGGTAGTTCCGTCCCAAAAAGAGTTCAGGAGATCATTTCCCACTTTCTTCCAAAACCCTCTCACAATCTAGTCCAAAAATCACTAACATTTGAAGCTAAAAGGTTGACATCTTTCCACTTGGTGGAGGATATATGATAGGTGTGGGATCTACCCCTAAGTAAGAAATAATGGGGGATCCATATATGGTTGATAAATAATTCCCTTACACATCTGTGTCATGCGATTTCATTTTATTAGTCAACAACATCAATCTTAAAAAGAATTATGCAATTTCTTATCTGCTTCAATCAACTTCTTGATATTTTTCCTAAAAGATTGTAGCTTGACCTTCTTCAACTTCTTATCTGCTTCATACAACTTCTTGAATTTATCCCACACACCCTTTGTCATTTCGTACTTAATTATCTTCTCAAAGACGTTTGAACCCACACAGTGATGGATCAAGAATAAGCTTTTCTCATCTTTCATGCTAAATTCACGATAAGCAGTTCTTTGCACCTCAGTATAATTTGTTTCTAATGTCAAGAAACCACCATTCGTGATTTCAAGGACTTCTTAAAATCTAAAAATTACTTCCATTTGTGAACACCATCTATTATAGTGTTCTCCTATGAACAATACTAAATTGTCTAGAAATTGATTGGAAGTTGTCCTTTCATTTGCTATCGATGGAAGCTAAGGATGAAATCAATGTTTTAGATACCAATTTATTAGGTTACTTGActttcaaataatttttaaattgagGAATTAAAATATCAAAAGTAATAAGtgagataatttttttaaaaaaataattgagacATACATTGATAAGGCAAATGAGGTATTTATAGTTAGAAAGTTTGCAACAAACTAACTATATCACTAagaaaagataaaagagaagATAAAAAATTTGCATTATACTTTTCAAATTGTCATTCATAATGATATACACATGCTACTCATGGAAGGGTAGTGTTTTGAGTTACAGAGACTAGGTGTTAAtgcaaaatattttgaattttattctaattttaattttttaaacaacatGGATTATTAGAATTTTATCTTAGGTTAATTCAATTTGTAAAAACTAAATTTTGTGCTATCTATCCTCATTTTAATAAATctcattatttaaatatattaacatttatatattttatttctattttgataAAATTATTGTGTTGTTTATTGTGTTACACATTAGCCTTTAAGGCTTCTACCTGTATCCTTAGAAGAAATTAATATCAAATtagaaaaatttaatatttatttaaattaaattataataataaaaactctcctttatatgtaaataaaaaataaagaaaaatgagatttaaattaaaaattaaatattttatgtccATGTTGTGCAGGTCATATTCTAACTTTAATTATTGTTAAAAGATAATTGTCCATTTTATGATTGTTTTTTATGATGTTGTTGATGTAGAGACTATTAACGACATGTTGGACTGGTGTTTCAAAATCTATATTtcgattttttacaaataaaaacaaaacaaaaaacttatTTGAAACgtcaatttaaaatttgaaaattacttTTAAATATCTGTTTTCTGAAAACCATAAAAGATAAAGAGCTAATTCAAGTTTTGTAACTATGTACGTCGattgttgtattttttttttctgaaaattgaTAAAACAAGGGAGACGTATTTTTCATTAATGacatttatataataattgtAAGTTTGTGAGTGGGTTTTCAATTGTCCATCTTGGCCGTAGTCAATGGAAAAAGACAATAGTGACATCGACACACATTGATAGAACATGAGTGGAAGAACAGTgtcaataaattaaataattttgcaaaacaaattatattaaagtaaataattttggaaaacaaattatattaaattaaatagtaacaataaatattatatatttttattatatctgTAAGTATATACAATAATTTTTCTTTGattctttaaatttctttttttgatatcattaattaaaaataattttgtaaactttttaaaaatcttttattttatataacaattcttatattttttttaataagcgaGAAAATATTAAAACTGCTTATAATAAAAGCCATGGAGTATATAACTTCAAAGTGATGTGAATTTTTCTTTGAGTGTTATCCCTCGTAATACAATTGATCTAAACTTTTTGTAAGTAAAAAAACTAAATACATAATATAAGCCTTTATTCTGTAAAATAAAAGgcgttcttaattttttttaataatattatttttaagtattttgaaaaatattaaacgggaataataataaaaaaattatatcttttttagttttcaaatcataatacaaaattaaatttgtaaaatttttttaatttttttatctataaaatggttttgaaaactaaattatattttatttttttgtgaatAAATAAGTAATATTTGATTTAGAAAATAGTGTCAGTAAATATGAAAGGCGACGAATACAGATGAATAtattataccaaaaaaaaacatatttaggCGTGTAAATTGGGTTAGTTGGCGAAACGTTTGCAAAGCTAAAGAAGAAGGAGGTTTGGGAATTAAAGACGTAGGAAGCATGAATGTCGCATTACTAATGAAGTGGAAGTGGCGAATTCTAACGGAGGAAAATGCGATATGGTCGAGTTTGCTAAAACATAGATATTCTCATCCGGAGGCTAAAATGTTTGTCAACGATACATGTGGAATCACGACCCGTGACTCTATATGGTGGCGTGATCTCATGATGATAAACGGTTGCGAAAGTTCTTATGGTTTAACCGTTTCTGATTTAATTTACTGCAGGATCCATAATGGAGAAAGCACCTCTTTTTGGTTCAGCAAGTGGGTGGGGGATCAAAACATTTCAGAAGCTTATCCGGAGCTCTATGCTAAAGCGTGTTCTCCTGCAATGACGGTCGCGGAAGCTGGTTATAGGGAGGGATCGGTGTGGATGTGGGACGTAGCAAGATGGATCATAGAGCCTGACGAAGATGACTTAATGCTGCTGGCGATGCTGTCCGATCAAATGCAGGATTTTTCCCCAGATAATCAAGgcaaagatgtttttgtttgggCTAAAGATGAAAGTAAAGGTTTCTCTGTCAAAGCTTGTGGTGAAGAGATTAGAAGATTTGGCATGGCTGCGGATCTGCATCCAGGTACTCTCAACAGACTGACTTTTATGTGGAAGCTGAATGTCCCCTCAAAAGTAGCGATTTTTGCTTGGAGACTCATCCTGGACAGGTTACCGACTCGGGACCACTTGAAGAGTAAAGGCATTCTGATAGATGACAACGTTTGCTGTTGTGCGTTTTGTCCTCATGTTTTGGAGACATCCAGTCATTTGTTTGATGACTGTGTGATCTCAGATAGAATATGGAGAAAAATAAGTCAATGGATCGGTATTTCTGGAAAGCTGACAACGGCGGAGTTGAAGAATTTCTCGAATCATTTCGAGAAAATTAAGGCAAAAGACGAAAGATTAACTGTCGGAGTTATTTGGCTCGCGGTTTTGTGGAACCTGTGGAAGGTGAGGAATGCTATAATTTTCAACGGATATATTTTCAACTTTGACGAATGTTATAGTTCTATAATCCTTAGCTCGTGGAAATGGTTTAGGACAGTTAACGTTTCATCTTCGGCTTGTAATTACCACTATTGGAACATCTTACCTTTGTCTTGTTTACAGGGGTAACCGTATGTTTTGTATCCTTCTCAAGATTAATATATAAcctattgaaaaaaaaactaatagaaATAATACATTTAACTTCGATGGGATATGAGTCGTAACATCAGTTTCACAAACGAGATAACGAAAGATGTTATAAAAATTGTGCCACTTTATCCCTCGATTTTAATTTTATCGAGTAAAAAAGATTTCACTTGAAGTTAATTTGATCTCCAACAACTACTAATTCATGTTATTTAAAGGCACCACTCTACCTCTCGATTATTAGAATAATcgggaaatatatatatatatatatatatatatatattctttattttattattatacaaaatttcttattttacattgttttcttttcaatctataaataaaaacatgtaaCTAATCTTGAATCGGATTCATCATCATTGTTACTGAAGATCAAATATTAGATCCTTGTTTCATTGAATCTTTTGTTTCATTGAATCTTGGGGAAGAGTAAATTTTATATATTGCATCCACTTGTTCCTGacataaaacataaaaagagttagataaataaaataaatatttttttatatgataagAGATTATGAAAGGAAATCAACCTTAAATCAAAATATTATCTTGTTCTTACAATCCATCTATTATAGAgaatttttcatgcttctttaattttaatataaatgaatgCTAAAAATATTTTGAGACAAAAACTCACTTACTTTTACCCTATATTTTGCTTTAAAACCGTGGATAAATGTTggttctttttaaataaaaaataaactaaaataggGATGTTTCCCTTCGGTTTCTAACCGATCGAGATAATAGATTACATTGCAAAAAAAtgttgaatgaaaaaaaaaaacaagtattgtttcctttttaaatttttttatatatcattaTATTTCTTTTCGTGTTGCAATAATCAAACAAAGGactatattcaaaataaattgcAGTGTTAATgagaataaattttttaatattgtcaacCGAAGAAAGTAATATATtacataattatttttttgaatGACAACATTGGGGAGTTATttcaaaataacaacacaacaacaacaacaacaacaacaacaacaacaacaacaacatcattatgtgagatagattgcaagaacAAAAAGATGATTTGTTAAAGGTTGGTATTAGAAGAACAACAATACATAATCAAATAATTTTGCTGTCTAGCAATTCATTCCAAAGAATCATGTTTACATGTATGGAGCAGTTGTATATTTGAGTTAGGTTTATGATAAATCTGAGTGAACAAATCTTTTTATAATAAATTCTAGGTATCATACCCCTTGGTTATTAGAGAAACCGATGGAATAGATTATTTAATATtgcataaaaatgaaaataaaaagaaaggtgacacttttaaagaaagaaaatcaaaatatttaagtTACTGAGATTCAAAGTTTGTACCATTATTGTCATACCCCTCGATTTTAGTAGATAGCCGAGGGATTAAatttttttgggaaaaaaaaGTTACATAGCGTGTGTAGGATATTTACCTCGATTTTTTTGTTTGGTAAGAAGCATTGTCATAAAATGTAATATTTGTAGTAGTAATTATTCtatcaaatataaataagaaaataaaaattgattatttctaaaataaaaaagcaTCGATCCAAGATTATGTTTCAAGAAACGCCTAATAATTTATAGTGATTGAGTCTTTCAGTTGCTTTTTCTTGTGTGGTGGCCCTTCTCCTTTTCTCCCTAAAATTGTTATAGCTTGAGTTAGTGCCATTTTTTATCATGGGTTTCACATGGTTGCTATAATTTGGTTTCTTtgttggttttttattttttcgCTCTCTAGCATGTGCAGTTTCTTTTCTCGCCTTCTTCCTCTTCGTGTTCTCGTTACGTAGCGGTGATCTCTCCCCATCACCACATCTTCTTCCTCTATCTCTTATGATTTTTTAGGGCTTGTTCTCCTTTCTCTCCATGGAAGATCAAAGAAGGCTAGCAAAAAGTAAAAGAACTAAATCTAGCATGGATCTCGTTAGGATCTTTCACCCTTCAATCATTTAAAATACCTATAAACACGCTCATTGGGGGAAATCACTGATGACCAATACCAAAACAAGATTTAGTTAAGGTCACCATAACAATATCAAGAATGAAACATCTAATCAACAAATTGAAGAACACTCCCACTTCTATGTCTGGGATGAAAGTGGCATACAAGAATACTACAAAGACATttaaaaaatctgttattggaAAAATCAATGAAAAATATAAGGAGTGTGAAGGAATGGACTACTTGGAttgattttatatataaaaatactcTCATGTTTTATTTCAACTATGATATAATAGGTCATAGCGAATAGTTCTCCCCTATGGAAAACGATGAAAATTTGGATCCTAAAAAGCTAAAACGCTAACGAACATTAGCTTAGATCGATAGAGTTtggtaatataataaaaaaaataaacggGGAAAAATTATATTAGCTCGTTGTTTCTAGAAAATTGAACTCATACTAGAAGgatgataaataatattaaaaaaaaccctAATGGACTTTAAAAACGAATCCATATCCATATTCATAGCGATAGTAATATAAtgactctttttttttaaataagcaaagATATTAATCAAGGGGAGTATAATAGATACTCCGCCCACGGAAACAAACGGAAAGCTCTCCCTACTCAAAACAATCGAGAGGTAAGATATTCCAAGTGTAGTAATTACAAAGCTCACCTAGCTTGTAAAAAGCTAACAAGTAATTCCAAGAATACATAATAATATTCGAAAAACATTCCGTAAAACAAAAACTCTCCTTCTTGAAAATAATGGCATTCCTCTTCATCCAAATGCACCAAATGGTAGTTAACCAAATCACTCCTACAATTGATCTCTTCGACGAACTCTTCACGGTGTCGCAACATAAAAAGAAATAGACAAAGCTTTCAAAAGACATATCAATAGAAAGACCTATCCAAGAAAACACTCTCCTCCAAATATTATGAACAACTTCACAATCACCAAATAAGTGCTCcaaattttcctcctctttcaaaCACAAAACACATAATAAATCTATGTTCTCCACCAAAATCCCTCTTTTACACAATTGGTCTTTAGTTGCTATTCTTTTATGCAAAAATTTCCAACCAAAGAAAAGAATTTTTGAGGGAATTCTAACCTTCCAAAGGAAATTCAAAGCCTTAATCAGAGAAGCTTGCAACGGAGGTCCCGATAAGCTCGACTTGAAGCGCTCATAGCAAGATTTCACACTAAAACTACCAGACGTATCCTCCACCCAAGAAAAGGAATCATGAACATTCACTTGAGGAGAGTAATTGTTCAGCTCCTCTTCCAATTCCTGCATCAAATAGGAGAATCCACTGCTGTGCGCTGGCAGCATACCAGCTGCGAGATCACTGCTGCCCGCTGGCAGACTTGTTGCTGCGGTAACTGGCAGCAATGGCTGCAAGTTCCACTGCCATCCCCCTTGCCCGAAATTCCCTAAGTCAGCCACCGCTATAAGATGGTTCGGAGTCACCTGAAATAAATCCGGAAAAACTTCCAATAAAGGTTGTTGATCAATCCAACAAGCATACCAAAACGGAATATCTTCACCATTTCCCACAACACATTTAATAGCACGCGAAAAGTGATTGGATAAAAGTCTCTCATAATTATCCGACACCAAAACGTCTCTCCACCAAATAGAATCCTTCTTTCCTACAACCGCCATATCACCAACTAAAACCTTTAGTTTCACCTTGCCATATCTAGCTCTAATGATGCCACTCCAAACCGCTTCCTCCTCGGTTATAATCCTCCATTTCCACTTGCTTATGAGATCCACATTCATAATTTCCACATTTTTTATTCCTAAACCACCTTCCTCTTTAGGTTTGCAAACCGTGTCCCAACACACCCAATGAATAGACTTTCTATCTTCACCACCACTCCAAAGGAATTTACTTTGGATAGTCCGAATCTCATGAATCACCTTCGTCGGCGCTTTATAGAAGGATAAAGAATAAATCGGTATAGCATTGAGCACCGCATTAATCAATATCACCCGCCCCGCTAGAGAGAGATTCTTACCTCTCCAAATGGCTAGACGTTTCTTGATGTACACAATAAGATCTTTCCACATAGAAGTGCTTCTAGGATTACCACCCACTTTAATTCCCAAGTACTTGAACGGAAGACTACTCACCTTACACAAAAGAAAATTAGAGGCCGCTTCAAGAAACCAATCACCAACATTAATACCAAAAATATtacttttattgaaattaattcgcAAACCCGACATTAATTCAAACCCTCTAAGTATCGCTTTCATACTCCACAAATTTGCCGTATCTCCTTCCGAAATAATGAtagtgtcatccgcgaattggaGTAGATCCACCTCCTCATTATTACCCACTTTAAAACTCCGAAACTCTCCCGTATCTTTAGCCTTTCTCATAAGTGCCGTGAGCACCTCCATAACCAAGACAAAGAGAAATGGAGACAACGGATCCCCTTGACGAAAACTCTTCTCAACCTTAAACTCTTTCGTGGTACTACCATTGACAATGACGGACATAGTACTATTGAAAATGCAACACTCTATCCATTTCATCCACCTAGCTCCAAAACCCATCCTCTCTAAAACATATCTCACGAAATTCCAACTAACACGGTCATaggccttttcaaaatcaaccttaAGAACCACACAACTTCTTTTCTCTCTCTTAGCATAATCCACCACCTCATTCACAACAATCACCCCATCCAATATACTTCTACCGGGAACGAAAGCCGTTTGGTTACACGACACAAGTTTTCCAACAACACACTTTAATCTAGCCGCCAACAACTTTGAAATAATCTTGTATAAACATCCAACTAGACAAATAGGTCTAAACTCCACTATAGATTGAGGGTTCTTCACCTTTGGGATAAGAGTGATGAATGATGAAGTACAACCCTTCGTAAGCCTAGCTTTCTCATAAAAATCCGAGACTAAATTACTCACGTCCCCTTTCACCACCTCCCAATTTGCTTTGAAGAATTCTAAAGAAAACCCATCCGGCCCCGGACTCTTGTTACCGTCACAAGCCCAAACGGCTTCCTTGATTTCTTTCTCCGAAAAAGGTCTCTCCATCCACACACCATCTTCCGTACTCAAACAATTTAGATTTAAGCCCTCCGGAATTGGTCTCTTGAAATTCTCTTCTAAATAGAAATGTTT includes these proteins:
- the LOC131619428 gene encoding uncharacterized protein LOC131619428, translating into MKWKWRILTEENAIWSSLLKHRYSHPEAKMFVNDTCGITTRDSIWWRDLMMINGCESSYGLTVSDLIYCRIHNGESTSFWFSKWVGDQNISEAYPELYAKACSPAMTVAEAGYREGSVWMWDVARWIIEPDEDDLMLLAMLSDQMQDFSPDNQGKDVFVWAKDESKGFSVKACGEEIRRFGMAADLHPGTLNRLTFMWKLNVPSKVAIFAWRLILDRLPTRDHLKSKGILIDDNVCCCAFCPHVLETSSHLFDDCVISDRIWRKISQWIGISGKLTTAELKNFSNHFEKIKAKDERLTVGVIWLAVLWNLWKVRNAIIFNGYIFNFDECYSSIILSSWKWFRTVNVSSSACNYHYWNILPLSCLQG